The Kogia breviceps isolate mKogBre1 chromosome 2, mKogBre1 haplotype 1, whole genome shotgun sequence genome segment GAGGAACCTGGCTCTCATCATCTTCAATACATTTACTTATCTGCtcaatgttaccagtgtctcagCCATGCTAACCATCTCTTCCACTTGCCCCCAGCACTCTTGATGCAGGTTGGCACATCACCACAACACCTTTCTCATCCCTCACGGCAGGCCTATTTTGCCTCTTCAAATCTAGGAAGGGAAGGCAGAAGAGAAATTTACAAAGTGCAAGGGAGAAAGGAGAATCAGAGAGGAGTAGAAGGCCAAATGGATTGAATTTGAAATACTAAATCTATCCTTTGATTCCTCTAGTAAACATTGTTCAGTCAAGATATATTGTCCTTTGATatggctggatttttttttaattttaggatttTGTATCTAAATTCATAAGATAGTGGTCTATATTTTCCTGAAATGTCTTAAAGGTTTTGGTATCAATGTTGTACTGGCCTCATAAAGTGAACAGAAAAATTCCTATCTTCCTGTCTCTGGAAAAGTTTGgtattatgtctttttaaaatatttagaataactgcagtgaagccatctgttcctatGAGTTTTCTTTCTGGTAGATTTTTAAATATGACTCGAATTGTTTGCAGTTTTGTTAAGGTACAGTCTACCTCTGGTATGACCTTGTGCTTTTATTGATAGCATGCTGTGTTTGCCAGGGGCCCATCCTACTGGCAGTTCCTgaattctattcatttttttctcagtactgaaaaagaaaatctacttgCGTTTTTGAGCTTAGATTTTCAAGTTCCTGCTCTGTGTCAGTATTCTCAAAATTTTGAGAAACTGGCTACATGTTTGAAGCCTCTCATGTTTCAGAATTTTTCACTCCAGCCTTGACTAGCAAAGTTCACTGTTCCCTGGTTTCTGGTCTCCCTGCACCCTAACCCCCCTTGCCCCACCAAGCTATAGCCCTCTGCCTGAGCCAAGCTCAATATTCAGCTTCCTCCCTGTAGCCAGAATTGGCAAGTGCTCCCAGGAAAAACAGCTATGTTTTCCCATATACTTTGTCATTCACTCCTCTCCTGAATATTACCATTCTAGCCCTCTTTGCTTCTGCAATAGGTTGCAAGTAAATAGATGCTTTTTGTGAACTGCTTTTCTAGTTGTTCTTAGTGAGTGCACTGGTCTGCTGCAAACTACTGTATCTTACTCAATAGTAAAATCTATTTGTGCTTTCTAAAGCTCCATACTTAACAGTGTATAtgtttgtacatgaatgttctgctttttaaaaaatcattgtatCACATATGAAACATGTTAAGTATGTGCATAAATAAAGTTTGGTTGCAGTAAGTCACTTCACAGCAGGATGGCATCTGGCCAAACTGTTAAACACTGGTAAGGCAGAAACTACCTATATTTCATACCACTTCCACTACACCAGGTAGCTGCATTCAAGGAACCTACATTGCCCCTTTGATCCACCATTCCAGGACAGGCCACTCAAAATTAGTCAGCCTCACAATCAGAAATCCTTCTGGCAAGCTCCTGTCCTATGTATATCACCAAAAccaggatctctctctctctctacctggaCATAAGAAAATCTTGCAGGTGGGTCCCCTTGCTAAAAATCTTCCCTTGTTTTCCATATGCCTGAGCAATAAACATGTGAGTTGCTTACAACCCCTGGTTCCAGTTGATGTCCAGTACCTTAAATTGGAAGGAATAGCACACCCAGCAATAGGCCAAATTGTATAAATGCTTTGTCTAAATGCAAACATTCTCCACATTTCTTAAATGCTAGACACTTCAGTTCAAAACTGATGTATGATAAGCTTAGGTTTAACTTAAAGCTTCTACCCACTTAAATTACTATCTGATGTCCACTGAAATGCTACTTCAAACATTTCACACAAGTCCAATAAAATACCAACTCATAGTAAATGCTTTCCTATAACTTCCTATAGTTTGTGCATTTTCTCTGGCCTGTGGATGAAGTCTTCTCTATGAATACTGATAGAGGTTTCTACCCTGTGTGATTTCTCTGATGTTTAATGAGGTGTGGCTTTGGGCAGAAGGTTCCCTGTATTCATTCACCAATAGGTTTTCTGTACTCTGAGCTTTCTGATACACTGTATGGTCCAAATTCCAGTAGAAAATCTTCCTATGTCCAGAAtatcttaatattattttcttccctctgtaaGTTCTCTGCTGTATTATGAGAACTGACTTTAGACCAAAGATGTTCTCAAAATCTTAATAGATTTTTCTCCCTGCTTTGTGTTCTTTGTTCTACAAACTCTCGACTTCACCCAGAGTGATTTCcctcatttattatatttatagggTTTCTTCCCAAATGTGTTCTCTGATGTACAGTAAGTTTTGACTTCACATAGAATGATTTCCTGCAAacattacattcatagggtttctcccctgtgtgtgttCTATGATGTGCAGTGAGTTTTGACTTCACACAGAATGActttccacattcattacattcatagGGCTTCTGTCTTATGTGAGTTCTCTGATGAACAATTAGGGCTGATTTCTGACGGAAGTTTTTTCCACATTCATTACACCCAaaaggtttctctcctgtatgtCTCCTCTGATGTTCTGTGAAACCTGAGTAGTAGCAGAAAAATTTTCCACATTCAGTACATTCATAGGGCTTCTCGCCTGTATGAGTTCTCAGATGTTTAGTGAGAGTTGACTTCTCAGAGAAGGATTTCCCGCATTCATTACATTCATAAGGTTTTTCCCCTGTGTGAGTTCTTTGATGTTTAATGAGGTCTGATTTTCTGAgaaaggccttcccacattcatagcattcatagggcttctcccctgtgtgtgttTTCTGATGTACAGTAAGGACTGACTTAAATGAGAAGGATTTGCCACATTCATGACACTGATATGgtttctcccctgtgtgtgttCTATGATGTTGGGTGAGGGTTGACTTTTCACTGAAGGATTTCCCACATTCTTgacattcataaggtttctcccctgtatgaattctctgatgtttaATGAGGTCTGAATTCTTGCAGAAAGTTTTCCCACATTCATGACATTCACAGGATTTTTCCCCAGTGTGGGTTCTCCGATGTCTTGTGTGGGCTGACTTCTTGTTGAAGGTTTTTCCACATTCATGacattcatagggtttttctcctgTTTGTATGCTCTGTTGTATGCCAAAGACTAATTTTTCATTGAAATAGTTTCCACATTCATTATATTCAATTATGTTGTCAATTGAGTGGCTTCTCTGAATTGGAATGAGATCTGACTTCTGGCTCAAAGGGTGAACATTATGTTCAAAGAAAATGGATTCCTCAAAGAAATTTTCTCCACATTCATTAAATTCATAGTGATTCTCTTTTGGATGTGTTCTCTGATGAGCAAAGAGAGATGACATATCACAGAAGGTTTTTCTGTATTCAGTGTATTCACAGGTGTTCTGTCCTGTGTAAGGATTCTTATGTGTAACAAAGAGTGAATTCTCATGGAAAGCTTTCCTACATTCACTGTATTCAAAAGGTTGTtccaaaatttgaattttttgatGCTGAACAGAGTCTTCATTAAGACAGAGGCCGTtcccatttttattatattcataagGTTTCTCTTCAGAGTGAATTCCTTCATGCTTGTCATCATGGAACCATTTTCTACCTTTGTTAAACTCATCAAACTTCTTTCTTGAATAGTTTCTACTGCTATAAATTAATTCTGAAATAGAGTGACAAGAAAGATTAGTTCACAAGGATATTCTAGCATTAGGTTTCAGGGAGTTGATCAGTTTTGGTCCTTCTCTTCATGCCTAGAATATGACAACAGTGTATACGTccagtcttctctctcttttccattctATCCAGCAGCAACAAATCAATATTCTAAGAGCCCTAACTCATAAAGGAACAGTACTAAAACCCAAGCTCTAATTCTTTTCTAGCTCTGATTCATGaggaattaaaaataagcaacaaaAGAGCAAATCAATGAGTGGACAAGCCATTCTTGCCACAGATTGAGACTGACAGCTCTATAGTAGGTATGGTATGTTCCCTTCATTACATCAGAGTTGGTCAGCAGTGGATCTCTCCTGACCATCAAACCCTGTTTCAATCCCTTCTGGCTTTCCCCCAGATTTCACCTGAGTTAGTATCAGTTTTCAATCCTGCTTTCATATCCATGTTTCAACATCTGTGTATACCATGAAAACCGTAAGGAATAAAATTCTAAACCTGGTCCTAGAAATTTCTTTTACCCCTTACCTTATGATTTTTTTCGTTATGTGTGGCTGTTTTTATTCCTCTACTATCTACAATATTCTATATCCTTGAGTTTAATGTCCAAAAACtgacaatatatattttaaaatttatttattgaagtatagttgatttacaatgttgtgttagtttctgatatacagaaaagtgactcagttttatatatatatatatatatatatatacattttcattcatttccattATAGTTAATTATAGGATATTAAATCTAGTTCCCTACGctgtacaggaggaccttgttgtttatccactcttatatatactagtttacatctgctaatcccaaactcccactccatcgctcccctttggcaaccaccagtctgtactctatatccatgagtctatttctgtttcatatgttcgtgtcatattttacatcccacatatatgtgataaatcatatggtatatatctttctcttcctgaattatttcacttactatgataatctctaggtccatccatgttgttgcaaacggtattatttcattctttttttatagctgagtaatattccattgtatatatgtaccacatcttctttatccattcctctgtcaatggacatttaggttgcttccatatctgggctattgtaaatagtgctgctatgaacattggagtgcatgtatcttagagttttgtctggataaatgcctaggagtgggattgtgggatcatatggcaattctacttgtagttttttgaggaacctccatagtgctgtatcaacttacattcccaccaacaatgtaggagggttccttttctctacactctctccagcattgttgtttgtggattttttaatgatggccattctcacagctgtgaggtgatatcctgttgtagttctgatttgcatttctctaataattagtgatgttgagcatcttttcatgtgcctgttggccattatCATCTGTGTGTTCTTTGGAGCAACgtctctaggtcttctgcccgttttttgattggATTATCTTCTTGAGTTGTATGACCTGTTTGTATACTTGGGAAATTAAGCTCTTGAGAACTGACAATATACTTTTCTCAAGTATTACTGAGACAAACATATTTTTTAGCCATCATTTTACAGATctagaatgaatatatttttctttgggtAAGCCCAGCTGTTTACCCCCTATAAATTGCTCATTTTCATCTACTGTCATCTACTCCTTGCTGTTCCCCTGGTTCTGTCTCTTCTGTATGTTCATCCGCCCACCTATAGATGAACTGATATATGGAACTCTTTCTTTGGTGTCCTGATGTGTTGGGCAGAGGACTTCTTGAGTTACAGATGTTTTACTGTTTGTAGGTTGAAGGGGAGTGACAAAATGAATATCTCAAACTGCCATGATGCTGACATCACTCAAAAGGGTAATTTTTACAAAACAGCTTTGTGTTATTTTGTGGCTACTACATCAGAATATCTGTGTGATTTGCACCTAGGGATAGTTATCAGAAATGTTCAAGTATTTGTGCAAACACCTGGTAGTGTAAGAAAGAGGAGACCTCAGACATGCAGTCTGTGAGCAGTTTTACCTATAGTGCAGTTATTCCACTAGAAAGAGGTGTGGCATTTGTTCCTAAATTTAGCTGAAATGATGCATGATCCTGCCTCAGCCGGAAGGCATTTAAATCAGCTTCAACTGACTGGCCAGAGTTGTATGGATGGCAACATGTGCCACAGACTTCTTCCTTGCAGACCAAGGCAAAGTGTAGGCAAAATACTAGTATACCCTGCTGCACCTGGGTACAGCTGGGCCAGGCAAAAGGCTAAGAGAAGAACTTGAAGAGGAAACTATCCAGCTTTCTACTAAAACAAAATGAGGAACAGCACATATGTAGAAAAACCGGCCAGAAGTCACCTATGGAGAAGTAAAATGAGTAGCACTGTGGGACTCTAGGGAAAATAATGTTACTTTTCTGCACAGTTAGGACCTTTGTGAGCAAATGTTAATGAAATTTGGAACCTACGGTCAAAGAATGAGATTGGGAGAGTAATTATTAAGGTAGAACTGTAGAGAGATTTACATTTCAGTGGGGGTGCTGAAACCTGGGAGCCCTGATGACATCCTAGGTGTGAAGCTGGAGACagtggtcttttttttcccctgaagaaaTTTATATACCAAAAGGTTAAGGAAATAATTCAGGATCCTCCCCAAGGGAGCAaaggtttttctttctccttttaaaagaGGAGTGGGACAGCTACAAGCCCAGATTCATTTTATCAGTGTTCTTCACCTGCAATACCACCaacttttgtgtgtatgtgtaggacACCTAGCTTCTGTCTCACTGCACCAAAAGTAAGATATTATGGTAGTTGTAACTACAGTTGTTATTTGGttttaagtaaataatatttCACCATCTGTTCTGTTCCAGAAACTACATGTATTGTATTTATAGTAACCAAGTTAAAAAAGTTAACACTCTGAAATTTTAAATCTCCACAAAAATAACTTTAGACTGAAATGGCTTTGTTGAATTTTCCAAacagtaaagaagaaataacacagTCTTGAAAAATCgtcatgaaacaatgctcaactcAAGAAAGGAGGACAGTCTTCAACCCGAAACCTGGAAAGATTACAACAAAGGACAGCTACAGAATACACACAGAAAAACTCAGTGATTATAAAAACTGAATACATTATGATTGAGGAGGATGTATTTCAGAAATATCAGATTGGTTTAATCAAGACTACTCACCAGTACTAAGTAGGAAAAGCCATATGATTTATCTCATACAGAGATAGATAGCACTTGACAATAAAGGGCATTTACAGAAATCCTTAATGTCAAAATTAATGGTAACATACTGAACAGTATTCCCTGAGGTCAGAACTTCTGTACAACACTTTACTGTGGCTAGGAATGCCAgtacaaaagacaaaaaagtctGTATTCATACATGACAGAATTGTTTACgtggaaaatatttacagatctACAAAACAACTACCAGAAAAAGTGAATTCcattagcaaggttgcaggatacaaggtaaATGTGCAAACATAAACTGTTTTTCTATGTactatttgtactatttttttctacAATTGTTTAATGCTAGTATAAAgacaagaataaaatatttaggaatatatttaaagcaaaatcGGCAAAACTGCTCAACTGAGAATTTAAACACCTAAATAGAGGTATACCAtggtcaagatgtcagttctcccccaaATGAGTGATGCAATCCCAAATGACATCCCAACAGGTGTGTCTGTATTtgtggaaattgacaagctgattctaaataCAAAAGACCTATAACAGTATAGAATTATCCAGAATGTCTAAAAATACAGATATCATTTTAATACATTCTGTAGACTAACGATGTTCTTGGCAACATTCTGTATTCATGCTGTAGAATACCCAAGAATCTTGAAGAAAACAGCAAACCTAGAAGGCTAACACTGCCAGATGTCAagacttacaatattataataaaagacagtgtggtattgtcATAAAGATGGATAAATCAGTCAATGGAACCCCAGAAACATACATATATGATCACCTGATCAATGACAAAGATAAAACCACAATTCACATGTAAGGGCAgatactctaaaactcttagaggaaaacaggcagaacatgctgacataaatcacagcaagatcttttttgatacatCATCTAGAGTAATGaacataataacaaaaataaacaggacctaatgaaacctaaaagcttttgcacagcaaaggaaaccataaacaagaccaaaagacaaccctcagaatgggagaaagtatttgcaaatgaagcaactgacaaaggattaatctccaaaatatacaatcagcttatgcagctcaatatcaaaaaaacaaacaacccaagccaaaaatgggcagaagacctaaatagacatttctccaaagaagatatacagattgccaacaaacacatgaaagaatgctcaacatcattaatcattagagatatgcaaatcaaaacaacagtgaggtatcacctcacactggtcagaatggccatcatcaaaaaatctacaaacaataaatgctggagagggtgtggagaaaaggaaaccctcttgcactgttggtgggaatgtaaattgatacagctgctatggagaacagtatggaggttccttaaaaaactaaaaatagaactaccatacgacccagcagtccacTCCAGGGcacatactcagagaaaaccatactttgaaaagatacacccccccaccccctgctcatgttcatagcagtactatttacaatacccaacagatggaagcaacctaaatgtccatcaacagaggaatggataaagatgtggtacatatatataccatggaatattaaccataaaaaggaatgaaataatgccatttgcagcaacatggatggacctagaggttatcctATACTAAGccaagtaaatcagaaggagaaagacaaatatcatatgatagcacttatatgaggaatctaatttaaaaatgatatggatgaacttatttgcagaacagaaagagactcacagaacTTGACatca includes the following:
- the LOC131751363 gene encoding zinc finger protein 37A-like, whose translation is MITSQGSLSFRDVTVGFTQEEWQHLDSAQRMLYRDVMLENYSHLISVGFCIPKPEVILKLEQGEEPWILEEESPSQCVPELIYSSRNYSRKKFDEFNKGRKWFHDDKHEGIHSEEKPYEYNKNGNGLCLNEDSVQHQKIQILEQPFEYSECRKAFHENSLFVTHKNPYTGQNTCEYTEYRKTFCDMSSLFAHQRTHPKENHYEFNECGENFFEESIFFEHNVHPLSQKSDLIPIQRSHSIDNIIEYNECGNYFNEKLVFGIQQSIQTGEKPYECHECGKTFNKKSAHTRHRRTHTGEKSCECHECGKTFCKNSDLIKHQRIHTGEKPYECQECGKSFSEKSTLTQHHRTHTGEKPYQCHECGKSFSFKSVLTVHQKTHTGEKPYECYECGKAFLRKSDLIKHQRTHTGEKPYECNECGKSFSEKSTLTKHLRTHTGEKPYECTECGKFFCYYSGFTEHQRRHTGEKPFGCNECGKNFRQKSALIVHQRTHIRQKPYECNECGKSFCVKSKLTAHHRTHTGEKPYECNVCRKSFYVKSKLTVHQRTHLGRNPINIINEGNHSG